A portion of the Flavobacterium magnum genome contains these proteins:
- a CDS encoding DUF4286 family protein: MIIYNVTLNLDESIHEQWLSWMQGKHITEVLATGKFTSARLIRVLVEEEMGGVTYAVQYTTDSRETLQRYYDEDAPRLREEGQRLFGAKMIAFRTELEVMSDHYSVE; encoded by the coding sequence ATGATTATTTACAATGTAACCTTAAACCTTGATGAGTCCATCCACGAACAGTGGCTGAGCTGGATGCAGGGCAAGCACATTACCGAAGTCCTGGCGACAGGCAAGTTCACCTCGGCTCGCCTGATCCGCGTTTTGGTCGAAGAGGAAATGGGAGGAGTGACCTATGCTGTGCAATACACCACTGACAGTCGCGAGACGTTGCAGCGTTATTATGACGAGGATGCGCCGAGACTCCGCGAGGAGGGCCAGCGCCTTTTCGGGGCAAAGATGATCGCCTTCCGCACAGAGCTGGAAGTCATGAGCGATCATTACAGCGTAGAGTAA
- the rsmA gene encoding 16S rRNA (adenine(1518)-N(6)/adenine(1519)-N(6))-dimethyltransferase RsmA → MDPVRAKKHLGQHFLKDESVAADIAATLSGKGYDNVLEIGPGMGVLTKYLLEQPFTTYVIEIDTESVEYLNANYPKLHGKIISEDFLKYNINKTFDGKPFAIIGNFPYNISTQIVFRALEFRDQIPEFAGMFQKEVAERICEKKGSKAYGILSVLAQAFYDAEYLFTVPEHVFNPPPKVKSGVLRLRRKENYSLPCSEKLFFTVVKTAFQQRRKTLRNSLKTLNLSDNLREDAIFDLRPEQLSVEAFIALTQKIEADGI, encoded by the coding sequence ATGGACCCCGTAAGAGCAAAAAAACACCTCGGCCAGCATTTTCTTAAAGACGAAAGCGTCGCAGCCGATATTGCGGCCACGCTCAGTGGGAAGGGCTATGACAATGTACTTGAAATCGGGCCGGGAATGGGTGTGCTCACGAAGTACCTTCTCGAACAGCCCTTTACGACTTACGTGATTGAAATCGACACTGAATCGGTGGAATACCTTAATGCCAATTACCCCAAACTACACGGGAAAATCATCAGCGAAGATTTCCTGAAGTACAATATCAACAAAACGTTTGACGGAAAGCCTTTTGCCATTATCGGCAATTTCCCTTACAATATCTCGACACAGATTGTCTTTCGGGCTTTGGAGTTCCGCGACCAGATTCCGGAATTCGCAGGCATGTTCCAGAAAGAAGTGGCAGAAAGGATTTGCGAGAAGAAGGGCAGTAAGGCCTACGGGATACTGTCTGTGCTGGCACAGGCGTTTTACGATGCAGAATACCTTTTCACCGTTCCGGAACACGTATTTAATCCGCCGCCCAAAGTAAAATCAGGGGTTTTGCGCCTCCGCAGAAAGGAAAATTACAGCCTGCCGTGCAGCGAAAAACTGTTCTTTACAGTAGTGAAAACGGCGTTTCAGCAGCGTCGCAAGACATTAAGAAATAGTTTAAAAACCTTAAATTTGTCGGATAATTTACGAGAAGATGCTATCTTTGACCTCCGCCCGGAACAACTGTCGGTGGAAGCCTTTATCGCTTTGAC